The genomic segment AAGAAGGTCGTCGCCGTAGAGACAGGTCAGTCACATTCAGTTGCGCTACCTAAGGAGAAGCGGTTTGATCAACTGGTCTCCTCTCGTAAGCCGTTCGGGCTGGAGACGACCTTTAAGGGCAAGCCGACGAAAGCCGATGGCGATGTCCTGATCTACCAGAACGGTGGCACCGGCTACACGCCTCGGGGTGTCATCGCTCAGGGCGAGCACCTCGTGGACAAATGGAAGATCTTCACGGGACGAGCGGCACCAGGAACGGGCAATAGAGACACGTACCCGCACCGGATTCTCAGTACGCCATTTATCGGTGAACCAGGCAGCATCTCGTCGGAGACCTACATAGCTATCGGTCCCTTCGATTCGAAGGACGAGGTCGAGAGCGCCTTGTCCTATCTCACCTGTCGACTCACGCGTCTATTGGTTCTGCTTCACAAGCCGTCGCAGGACACTACGCGCAAGGTCTACACCTTCGTCCCCACGCAGGACTGGACACAGCAGTGGACCGATGAGGCGCTGTACGACAAGTACGGCATCAACGAGGAAGAGAAAGCGTTCATCGAGAAGGTAGTGCGTCCAATGGACCTCGACCTGCTGGGTGGCATCGCGGATGCCTAGAGTCACCGAGGACGAGATCTTCGCCGCCAAGCCAGACGCACGACTGCGTTTGTACTGCTACGTGATCGACGGAACCAACCACGACGGACTCATCAAGGTCGGCCAGACGACCAGAGACGTCAAGAAGCGAATCGAAGAGCAGACCAAGACGGCTGGAATCAAGACGACGATCCTGCTCGACGAACCAGGCGAGCGCGACGACGGCTCACCGCTCACCGACCACCAGGTGCGCGCACGGCTGATTCAAAAGGGCTTCGAGAACGTGACAGCCGTGGGCACGGAATGGATGCGGTGCAGCCTTGCAGACGTTCAGACCGCCATCACGGAACTGCGAGCTGGCAGGAGACTGACAGGCACCCATCACGAGACCTTTCCCATGCGGATGGAGCAGGCCGCGGCGGTTAAGAAGACGCACGACTACTACAACTCGGTCTGGAGCGAAGACATGCACGGCGTTCCTCGCTTCCTTTGGAACGCCAAGATGCGCTACGGCAAGACGTTCACCTCGTATCAGCTCGCCAAGAAGCTGGGTGCGACCCGTGTGCTGGTGGTTACCTTCAAGCCCGCTGTCGAGGACGCTTGGCAGACCGATCTTGAGAACCATTCGGACTTCGATGGCTGGCAATACATGAGCAAGCAGTCCGGGTCAGACCCCACCTCTGTGGAGAAGGGGAAGCCGCTCGTCTACTTCGGTTCGTTTCAAGACCTGTTGGGCCGCGATAAGTCGGGCAACATCAAGCCCAAGAACAAATGGCTGCACGAGATCAACTGGGACTTGGTGATCTTCGACGAGTACCACTTCGGTGCGTGGCGTGACACGGCGAAAGAGCTCTTCGAGGGTGAGGACGAAGCTGTCGCCAAGAAGGAGTTGCAGACCGAGTTCTCTGGTGACCTCGAGGTGGTCAACGAGGACCTCGGCGAGCTCTCTGAACACGAGATTGAGTTCCTACCAATCACTACTCGGGCTTACCTGTACCTCTCAGGCACACCGTTCAAGGCGCTTGCAACGGGCGAATTCATCGAAGAGCAGATCTTCAACTGGACCTACACCGACGAGCAGCGAGCGAAGGCCGACTTCGCAGAGGCCAACCCCGAGAAGTGGAACCCGTATGGGTCGCTTCCGCAGATGAGACTCCTGACCTACCAGATGCCTGACGAGCTGTTGGCGATTGCCAGCAGCGGTGAGTTCGACGAGTTCGATCTCAACGCCTTCTTTGCGGCCGCCGGAACCGGTGCTTCGGCGGAGTTCAAGCACAAGGACGATGTGCAGAAGTGGCTGGAGATCATTCGGGGCGGCTATGCGCCCAGTCAGGTGGACAACCTGAAGGAACGCCCGCCGTTTCCGTACTCAGACGCCCGCCTGTTGCCACACCTTCAGCACTCATTCTGGTTCCTGCCCAGTGTCGCGGCATGCAACGCCATGGCGAACCTCCTGGCGGAAAAGCAGAACACCTACTTCCACAAGTACAAGGTGCTCACGGTCGCAGGCAGCAAGGCTGGTATCGGGCTGGATGCCCTTCCCCCTGTCCGAGAGGCGATCGGGAGCGGTCACGACGCGGGGTCGATCACCCTGTCCTGCGGAAAGCTGACGACTGGCGTGAGCGTGCCCCAGTGGACTTCGATTCTCATGTTGCGAAACCTGAAGTCACCCGAAACGTACTTCCAGGCCGCGTTCCGAGTGCAGACTCCGTGGAGCCAGAAGAACCCCAACGGTGACAACCCGAGCGAAGAAGAGATCTACAAGCCGGTCTGCTTCGTTTTCGACTTCGCACCCACTCGCGCCCTTCGCCAACTCGCGGACTATGGCATCGGCCTAAACCCAACCGAACCCAACCCTGAGAAATCGGTCGAGGATCTCGTCTCCTTCTTGCCTGTGTTGGCCTACGACGGCTCTCATATGACGCAAGTCGACGCCGGAGGCATCCTCGACATTGCGATGGCCGGCACAAGCGCGACTCTGCTCGCGCGGAAGTGGGAGTCTGCCCTTCTCGTCAACGTGGACAACGACACTCTGAAGCGCATCCTGAACGACCCGAAAGCATATGCGGCGGTGATGAACATCGAGGGGTTCCGCGCCCTCGGTGAAAACATCATCGAGACGGTCATCAATAAGAGCGAGAAGGTCAAGGAGACCAAGAAGGACAAGGGCGACAACCTCAATCCGATCGACAAGAGGAAGCTCACTGAGGAAGAGAAGGAATACAAGTCCAAACGCAAGCAGATTCAAGAGAAACTGATCAAGTTTGCGACTCGGATCCCTGCCTTCATGTACCTCACTGACTTCCGCGAGAACACGCTTCAAGACGTCATCACCAAGCTCGAGCCGGACCTGTTCCGTACCGTGACTGGACTGTCCGTCGAGGACTTCAACCTGCTCGTCTCGCTCAACGTCTTCAACTCAGGGCACATGAATCAGGCAGTCTTTGCCTTCCGACGCTACGAGGACGCGTCGCTTTCCTACACGGGAATCGACTCGCACGAAGATCTCCGTCACCTCGGGCTCTACGACACAGTCGTCGCTCGTGAAGTCGTCGAATCAGAGGGGTAGTCAGTGACCGGCAGGAACAGCTCCGAGAGCAAGAGATCGTGGAGATTCGCGTCCTCATGAGGGATATTTCTGATCGCGAATGTACGATCATCCGACTCGATAGGCTGACGAGGTCCTACTTCGTCGACTCGGGGGAAATGTGCACGAGAATCTCGTCAATCTAGGGACTGTGATCCGGGACTTTCTCGCCGAGAATCTGCCAAAGATGGGGCCGGACTGGTGGGACCGGGGGGTCATTGGTGCCCTCTCATTTCCACAACGCTCCACAGCTCGCGATCGGGATTGGGCAAGCCTTGCCGACCTTGATTTTGCTGCACTCCTGCGGGTTCTTGATCAGAACTGGGAGTTCTTTCGAGGACGGAAATTCGTGTCCTACGATGCCCGAAACTGGGTTAAGGAAGCCTCGAGTATTCGCAACCGGTGGGCCCACCAAGCACCCGGTCACGAGCCCGCTCCAAGTTTGGTCTACCGCGACATCGACACGTTGGCGCTCCTGGCGACAGAGCTTCATGCCGATGCCGCGGGAACGCAGGCGCTGTCGGAGGCCCGTGTAAGCGCCTCGAAGGACTTGGCGCCGTCAGACACTACAACTGCTCAACCGCCGGAGTATGTTCAGCCGCATGGCCTCGCACCCGGCTCCAAGGTGCGCTTAAAGGCCAGGCCCGACGTCATCGGTGCCGTCCTAAGCATCAGCGATTCCCCCGGCGAGCGACGAGTGGGGGTGTTCCACGGGCAGGTCACGCAGACATACTTTGAGTCTCAGCTCGAACTCGTCGAGGAGCCAACCGGTGATCAGCTCACGGCAGACGAGTTGAAGGCGCGCCTGACAGCTGCGTACGTGCTCCATCCAGCAGTTACCCGCCTCTACTCCCTTAACAGTGGCCGGATCGATTACGAGCCATACCAGTACCGGCCGGTCATGAAGCTCATCAGCGCCGATAGGCCCCGCCTATTGATCGCGGACGATGTCGGGGTGGGCAAGACAATCGAGGCCGGCCTCATCATCAAGGAACTTCAGGCACGTCAGAAGCTGGACTCCATCTTGGTCATCTGCCCCAAGCCATTGGTTGTCGAGCACAAATGGCGCGACGAACTGAGAAGATTCGACGAGGATTTTGCCCAACTCGACAGCGCAACTCTCAGGCATTGCATCGAGGAGACACGATCGGAAGGTCATTGGCCCGCCCGTTATCGCAAGGCGATCGTTCCGTACTCCTTGCTCGACGAGCGGCTGCTCCTGGGTGATGAGTCTGGGCACCGGCCGCGGACCGGACTTGCCTCGCTTATGCCGCCAGCAAAGTTCGATCTGGTTATCGTCGACGAGGCGCATCACGTCCGAAACAGCGATACCTGGAGCCACCGCGTCGTCAAGCATTTCCTGGACGCTGCCGAGGCCGCCGTCCTCATCTCGGCGACACCCATCCAGACCGGCAGCGATGACCTAAAGACGCTACTGCGTCTCCTGCGTCCCGACTTGTTCGGCGAGACATCTGCGTTCGAGCTGATGCGTCAACCAAATAGCCACCTGGCCAGTGTCGAGCAAGCGATACGAGGCGCGGACGAAGAATGGCAATTGGATGCGCTCCTGAATCTAGAAGAGGCGCTCGCCACAACATGGGGCGCGAAAGTTCTGCTCGCAGACCCCCGCGCGCAGGAACTCCACGACCTTCTCGAAGACCATGAGATCGACGATCGTGAACGTGTCCAGGCATTGCGTCTCACCCAGTCGCTCAACACATTCTCTGGACTCATTAATCGGACGCGCCGCCGGGACATCGGATCCTTCACAACTCGCAAGCCGGAAACACTTGAGGTCGACTTCACGTCGGAGCAGGAAGCCGTATATGACGACCTTCTTGAGCTTGCCGGGCGCATTACGAGGGAGAGCGGCGCTGGTCAATCCCTTGACTTCATACTTTCGACGCTCAAGCGCCAGGCAGCGAGTTGTCTCAACGGTCTTGCACCGTTCGTGGACGATCTCCTCACGCGCAAACTTTCCCTTGAGGAGCTGAGCGAAGCAGATGTCGACCTTGAGAAGCTTGATACGACCGAAATCGAGGGATTCGTTCGTGAGATCACCGATCTTGCGGCCAGAGCGGCGAAATTAGACGACGACCCCAAACTGGATACCTTCCTTGGGCTCGTCGGCGACAAGCAGGAGCTGCCGAATAACAAGCTGCTGGTCTTCAGCACCTTCCGCCACACACTCGGGTACTTGAATGCGCACCTCGAAAGCACGCCTGTGCGCGTGGGCCTCGTTCACGGCATGGTTCCTGATGATGTCCGTCGCGAACTTCGCGCGCGATTCGCCAAGCCGAAGGAAGATCCGGAGGCAATCGACGTCCTTTTGTCGTCCGAGGTGGGAACTGAAGGTCTGGACTATCAGTTCTGCGATTACCTCGTGAACTACGACATCCCTTGGAACCCGATGCGCATCGAACAGCGCATTGGACGTATCGATCGCCGGGGCCAAGTCAGCGAGACTGTCGCGATCAAGAACCTTGTTGTCTCGAACACCGTCGATGCCGTGATCTTTCATAGATGCTTGGAGCGAATCGGCGTGTTCCAGCGCGCGCTCGGCGGAAGCGAAGTGATCCTCGGGGAACTCACGCGAGAGATTCGCACGATTGGTGACGACCTCCAGCTCACGCCAGATGAACGTGATCTGCGCCTTCGCCAGCTCGCGGACAATAAGATCGCCAAGATCCAAGAGCAGCAAGAGCTTGAGGAGCGCGAGTCGTCACTATTCGGCCTGTCGTTAAAGCACCTCGACGACGACGGAGTCGAGCAGGCGGCCAGCCCGTGGCTAGCGCCCGATCAACTTGCACGTCTCGTGGTTGGCTATTTGCGTGACCAGGGCTATGAGCGCGCTGACACACTGTTTGATCGTCAGGTCGCCGTCTTCCGCCCTGACAAGGAAGTTCGGTCGGCCCTCCTAGTTGATCTGAAAAGCAGCAGTCGCGAGACGTCATCGTGGGAACGGTGGCTCGCTACGCCCTCTGAGCAGTCGCGCCGACTGACATTTGATCCCAAGAGCGCAACCAGTTCGGAGATCGAGCTTCTCTCGCCAGTTCACGATCTGGTTCGCGCCGCAGCCGTGCACAACGCGGGATTCCCCGCCCACAGCACATTCTCGATGGTGGTCGAGTCGAACGATCTGCCAGCCGGCGTCCACCCGGTCAGCATTCATGGGTGGACGTATCTAGGGTCTCGCGAGGACTTCGAACTTGTCCTCACTACAGCTACCAATCTAGATCCGGAGCAAAGCACCAAGATGCTTCTGAACGGGTCCGACGCCGCTGTGCCCGGCCAGCAAGACGCGACGCCAGAACTTGATGAACTCCACTACATACGGTGGTCAGACGCGCGAGGTGCACACGTCGAACGAACTCGGGTCCATATCGAAAGCCAGTCGGCTTCGCTACGGACAACCCACGGTGCGCGAGTTCAGTTGATTGAGGACCAGTTGTCCAAGGCTAACGACGACCGAATCCGACGAATGCGTGAGTCTGAGTTGGCCACAGTCGAGGCAGACTTCGACGCACGCTCGCATCGACTCGCCCAGGACGTCGAACGTAGCGAGTTGACGAGCGAACTCCTGTGTCGCGGGCTGATTGAGGTGATTCATGGCTGAGTCGGCCGTTCCCGAAGAGGGGTCGTTTACTCAGCTTCGAGAAAAGCGATTGAGTTACGTCACGGCAGCGCGCGAAAACGGGTTCGAGAAGGGGCTACGCACACTCCTTGCCGAGCTGTACCCGGACGAGGCGCACTTCATATACGAGCTGTTGCAGAACGCGGAGGACGCTCAGGCGAGCGCAATTGAGTTCGACCTAACGGACGCCGCCCTCACGGCGACTCACAACGGCCGACGCCAGTTCAGGCTCGCCGACATCGAAGCCATCACGAGTATTGGGAACTCGACAAAGAAGGACGATGAAACGCTCATCGGCAAGTTTGGAGTGGGCTTCAAGGCAGTGTTCGCCTACACCGACCGGCCTGAAGTGCGTTCCGGAGAACACGCGTTCGCGATTGTGGACCTCTTCGTCCCTGAAAAAGTCGACGCGGTCATAGACGGACTCAAGACGACCTTCGCCTTTCCTTTCGATCGCGCCGAGAAGCCAGCCGGGCTCGCTTACCAAGAGATCGAGAAGGCGCTACGAGCCCTTGACGAGAAGACGTTGCTATTCCTCACCAACATCTCCTCGATCAGTTACACGCTCGCGGATGGCACCATCGGGATTCTTGACCGGAAGGAGAACGACGACCTCACAATCGTGATCCAGAAGTCTGAGGGTGCAAACTTCGTAGAGTCCCACTGGCTGCGTCTGATCGGTCCGGCAAGCGTGCAACCAACCGCGGCGGGCGCCCTGACGGTGGCGGCGGCCTTCAGCCTCTCGGAGAAGCGGCCGCTCAGGAAGGGGGGTAAATCCAGCGGGTCCAACCCGCCGCGTTCACGGGGCATTGTTCCCCTCGCCGAACGTGAGGGTGAGGTTTCGATCTACTTCCCAGCTGTCAAGGAGGAGGCCGGACTCCGATTTCACATACACGCACCGTTCGCATCGACTGTGGCTCGTGACAGCGTGCGTGCAACGCCAGAGAATCAGCAGCTGGTCGAGGACATCGGTGCCCTGATCGCGTCGCACCTGGCGGGGTTCCGCGACCTCGACCTCATAGACGATGGCCTCCTAGAGGCGCTTCCCAACGCAGGTGACGCCCTCGAATGGCCCTATTCGGCGATCCGCGACGCAGTGGTCGAAGCATTCGATACGCAGGCGCTGGCACCGATCTACGGTGGCGGATTCGCGCCGGCTACACAGCTGGTGAGTACGCCGGAGGAAGTGCGGTCTGGTCTCGAGATGAAGGACCTCCCGCTGCTTCTCGAACTAGCTGAGGTGGACCACCCGACCGAACCGAGGTGGATCGCGCCGCGTCGTGGGCGCGCTGAGCGATTCCTAAGTCAGCTCGCCACTGCAGAATTCGGTTGGGACGGCTTAAACTCGGCGCTCGAGGCGATGGAGGTCTCGACGAATTATGTATGGATGAACGGAAGGTACATCCGTTTAGACCAGGCACCTACCCCAGCTCAGGTCGACAAGTGGACCGCATGGCTGGGCGAGAAGAGTGACGCCAAACTCCTCGACCTCTACCGCCTGATCGGGCACGGCGTGTATTCAGGTGAACTCGATTCGAATGCTCTCGAGACCATTCCGATCGTTCGTCTGCGCCGTAAAGGAGAGGTCGTCCATGTCCGCGGGACGGAGACTTTCCTTCCGGAGAGCAGGAGCGACAAGGTCCAAGCACGTGTGCCCGTGGAGCTCGCCTACTTCGACAGCGACGTTCAGGACGATCCAGGACTGCGTACGTTCTACAAGTCCGTCGGAGTCGAGCGTTGGAACGCCGATGCTCGGGTTGACACTCGTCTTCAGCCGTATCGCGACGGGGCCCTCGATGCTGTAGAGGTCGGCGACCATCCTGCGAAGCATTTGGAGGATATGGCCGCGTTTGTGAAGCACTGTAGTGCCGACTCCGAGGTCACGCGGAAAATGTTCACAGGAGTCGAGTTCGTTCTGGCCGCCGATGACGGCGCAGAGTGGGATTGGGTCAGCCCGGAGTCGATATACCTTGACGAACCATTCCACGACACCGGTCTCGCCGCTATCTACCAGCAGACCCGCTGGGCGCTCCCGGGAATCTATCTCGAGATCGAGGGGATAGCTGAGTTCCTCGTCAAGGCCGGCGCCATCGACAGGGTTCGATTCGTGAATGCGTCGGCGCGTTCCAATCCAATGTTCGAGTGGTCCTGGGCTCGCGGGACGCGAGAGAGTGCTAAGACAGTCAAGCGCGATTGGGACATCGAGCATTTCGATGCGATTGTGGCCGCCAATGACACTCGGTTGTTCAAGAGCCTTTGGGAGGCAGTCGCGACTGTCGGTGCTGACCACGCGACCGCGACCTATCGGGCCAACGCCAGCAACCCGATCCACAGGTTCGACTCCAGGGCGAAGCAGCGGCTCGAAAGTGCGCCCTGGATCCCGAGTCCGAACGGTGATTTGGTCCGACCAAGTCAGATCGAGCGCCAACATCTCCCCTCGAACTGGGTCGAACCGAGACCAGGCTCTTTGGCCATCGAACTGAACTTTGGGGCAGAAGCTCATGCAATCCGAGAGCGGGAGACTCAAGCTGAGGCGCGGTACGAGCAAGACCTCGAGGCGGTCGAGCGGCTGGGAATCTCAAGCAAGAACCTCGATATCTATCGAGATCTCGAAGAGATCCCGAGAGAGGACCTCATGGCATTCCTTGCGGAGCAACGGGATCATGCTCGGCTGGCCGAAGCTAGTTCTCTCGACCCAGTTCGGCGCGCGGAGATCGCAACTGCTGATGCGGTCAACGCCACCCAGCACCGCACCGAGCAGAAGCTCCGAAGCGTGGTTGTTGGAGCTGACACGGCGAGAGCTGATTCGAAGAATTACCTGCGCGAGCACTACACGACCGCTGCTGGCGACATGTCCTGCCAGGCGTGTTGGCGGCTCCTTCCGTTCAAGGTCAGTGGGCGGTGGTACTTCGAAGCCATTCCGTTTGCGAGAGATCGCAAGTACGTTCACGTAGCCAACGCGATTGCCCTATGTCCGCTATGCGCGGCGCTGTATCAGCACAAGAGCGAGACGAAGCCGACTGACCTGGTCGCTTCGCTGCTCGACATCAAGATCGAGCGGGGCCAAGGTTCTGTGGAGATTCCCGTACTCATCAACGACAAGCGAGTGCGAATCCGGCTGACCGGCAAGCACGCGATCGACCTTCAGTCAGCGTTGCGCGCCGCCGGGGAGCAACGGTCCAAATGAACGGGCACGGCGGCAACATCCGGCTTCTCCCTCGAGATCCGAGCACGTTCCGCTTCAGCCTGCTGCGTGTGTTCGATCCGGCGACGCCGATCAGCAAGACCAACGCTGCGGAGTGCCACTTCAAATACGCCCTCGACAGCGTCATACGCGGTATGAACGGGGCTGGCCAGACGGCCCGAGTCTGAAAGGTATGCGCATTCGTTCTGTTCCAGCGAAATCCACGCCGCTATTTCAGCCCGTCTCTCACTCTGACCAGGAAGGAGTTAGGAGGCCATTCCCTACTCGTCACCGGCTTCGAACTCCGTTATGACCTGGATATCGAGACCTTTTGAGCGGGCGATCCGATCGAGGAATCTCAACGAGGTTAGGTACCACTCTGACCCACCTCGACGAGTTCGGCTCGCAGAATGATCAGCATCCTTCAGCCAAGTGTGAAAGTCGCGCTCAGCCAGTGCCGACTCCTCGACTGGATAGATTCGCAGAAGAATCGGATCCTCCGGAAGGGCTGTGAGCCGACCTTGTGACCCTGCTCGGTAGTGAGCATCCACGCTGGAATGACCGACCTTCAGCAGGGTGCGTCCCGTTTCAGTGTCGTAGGGGTATCGCAGGTAGTGGGGCAAGGTATACACGTAAATGCCTGGTGTTCCTGCCGCTTCTGCCGCCTTCGTAGCCTCGACAGCACCCTCTACCTCTTCCGATTGGGCTTGCCGATCCTCCGCACGCGACATCAGAAGCGACTCCTGCTGCACCAACGCTGCACGCAACTCCGGGCTCATGTCTATCTTCTTGAGCCATGCGCGCACTCTTCGTGCTGCCTGGATCGAGAGACCGGGGCTGTTCGGTATTTCTCCGTCGCGCAGCACTCGAACCAGTGACCGATAGTTGTATACCCAACCGAAGCTGGGCGTGCCCTCCCGTGCGCCGATCTCCTCTGCCGTGAGGTCCTCGCGGTCGTATGCCCAGAGTCGACCTAGAAGGGTCTCATCCTCAGCGAGAATCCGATCGACTTCGGCTTGTCGGTCGAACTGTGATCCTGCGGTGTCGGGCGGTGTGATGGACATACGAGAAACCTAACGGCAACCGTTGGAGTGCCATCGCGTTTGAACAATCGCAAGCCACAACCACGACAGAGTCGTGACACAACGACAAGACAGTCGCGGTAGGGCGGCTGATGAATCGGATTGATCTCCGATTCGCTGATTGCTCCTCGACCACGGCATTCGAGTCTCCGGGAGATGGTCGAGTCAGGCGTCGCCACCTGCTCGAGTGCTGAACGGGCCAGCGCAGCGGGCGAGGCCGCAAAAACACTGGATCACTCACAACGGTGGTTTGGTCCACGAACCATCGGGCCACTCAACGGCCCACTCGATCATGTCGTTGAAGAGAATGCGGCGAAAGTTCGTCAGGTCGTTCCCCTCCTGAACTCCGCCGGATTCATGGATGAGGGCTCCCAGCGGCGAGACCAACGTGAGAAGGCCGGCTGACGTGAACAATTCGACAAGCCCGTTGAACGTGTGGCCGGGCCAGTGGGTGTCGACGTGTTGAGTTGTAAATCCTCTTGTTCGTGGAATGAAGTGCGCATAGTGGAGCAGGCTCTGCACTTCATCGAACGACCGATCTTCGGCGAAGGTATCCATGTCGAAGTCCTCAGACTCTGTGAACGCGCTCGGCATGGCCCTGTAGCGTGCCTTGGCTCTCCTCCCAATCGACTTTGCACGGGTCGCACAGCAACATCGTTTCTACGCCGGGCGTGGGGTAGGGACCGGGGAATCGAACGGTGTAACGCCATTCAATCGGCGGGTGGGGTTCCCCGAACGGTAGGT from the Aeromicrobium panaciterrae genome contains:
- a CDS encoding GIY-YIG nuclease family protein gives rise to the protein MPRVTEDEIFAAKPDARLRLYCYVIDGTNHDGLIKVGQTTRDVKKRIEEQTKTAGIKTTILLDEPGERDDGSPLTDHQVRARLIQKGFENVTAVGTEWMRCSLADVQTAITELRAGRRLTGTHHETFPMRMEQAAAVKKTHDYYNSVWSEDMHGVPRFLWNAKMRYGKTFTSYQLAKKLGATRVLVVTFKPAVEDAWQTDLENHSDFDGWQYMSKQSGSDPTSVEKGKPLVYFGSFQDLLGRDKSGNIKPKNKWLHEINWDLVIFDEYHFGAWRDTAKELFEGEDEAVAKKELQTEFSGDLEVVNEDLGELSEHEIEFLPITTRAYLYLSGTPFKALATGEFIEEQIFNWTYTDEQRAKADFAEANPEKWNPYGSLPQMRLLTYQMPDELLAIASSGEFDEFDLNAFFAAAGTGASAEFKHKDDVQKWLEIIRGGYAPSQVDNLKERPPFPYSDARLLPHLQHSFWFLPSVAACNAMANLLAEKQNTYFHKYKVLTVAGSKAGIGLDALPPVREAIGSGHDAGSITLSCGKLTTGVSVPQWTSILMLRNLKSPETYFQAAFRVQTPWSQKNPNGDNPSEEEIYKPVCFVFDFAPTRALRQLADYGIGLNPTEPNPEKSVEDLVSFLPVLAYDGSHMTQVDAGGILDIAMAGTSATLLARKWESALLVNVDNDTLKRILNDPKAYAAVMNIEGFRALGENIIETVINKSEKVKETKKDKGDNLNPIDKRKLTEEEKEYKSKRKQIQEKLIKFATRIPAFMYLTDFRENTLQDVITKLEPDLFRTVTGLSVEDFNLLVSLNVFNSGHMNQAVFAFRRYEDASLSYTGIDSHEDLRHLGLYDTVVAREVVESEG
- a CDS encoding SNF2-related protein, which produces MHENLVNLGTVIRDFLAENLPKMGPDWWDRGVIGALSFPQRSTARDRDWASLADLDFAALLRVLDQNWEFFRGRKFVSYDARNWVKEASSIRNRWAHQAPGHEPAPSLVYRDIDTLALLATELHADAAGTQALSEARVSASKDLAPSDTTTAQPPEYVQPHGLAPGSKVRLKARPDVIGAVLSISDSPGERRVGVFHGQVTQTYFESQLELVEEPTGDQLTADELKARLTAAYVLHPAVTRLYSLNSGRIDYEPYQYRPVMKLISADRPRLLIADDVGVGKTIEAGLIIKELQARQKLDSILVICPKPLVVEHKWRDELRRFDEDFAQLDSATLRHCIEETRSEGHWPARYRKAIVPYSLLDERLLLGDESGHRPRTGLASLMPPAKFDLVIVDEAHHVRNSDTWSHRVVKHFLDAAEAAVLISATPIQTGSDDLKTLLRLLRPDLFGETSAFELMRQPNSHLASVEQAIRGADEEWQLDALLNLEEALATTWGAKVLLADPRAQELHDLLEDHEIDDRERVQALRLTQSLNTFSGLINRTRRRDIGSFTTRKPETLEVDFTSEQEAVYDDLLELAGRITRESGAGQSLDFILSTLKRQAASCLNGLAPFVDDLLTRKLSLEELSEADVDLEKLDTTEIEGFVREITDLAARAAKLDDDPKLDTFLGLVGDKQELPNNKLLVFSTFRHTLGYLNAHLESTPVRVGLVHGMVPDDVRRELRARFAKPKEDPEAIDVLLSSEVGTEGLDYQFCDYLVNYDIPWNPMRIEQRIGRIDRRGQVSETVAIKNLVVSNTVDAVIFHRCLERIGVFQRALGGSEVILGELTREIRTIGDDLQLTPDERDLRLRQLADNKIAKIQEQQELEERESSLFGLSLKHLDDDGVEQAASPWLAPDQLARLVVGYLRDQGYERADTLFDRQVAVFRPDKEVRSALLVDLKSSSRETSSWERWLATPSEQSRRLTFDPKSATSSEIELLSPVHDLVRAAAVHNAGFPAHSTFSMVVESNDLPAGVHPVSIHGWTYLGSREDFELVLTTATNLDPEQSTKMLLNGSDAAVPGQQDATPELDELHYIRWSDARGAHVERTRVHIESQSASLRTTHGARVQLIEDQLSKANDDRIRRMRESELATVEADFDARSHRLAQDVERSELTSELLCRGLIEVIHG
- a CDS encoding sacsin N-terminal ATP-binding-like domain-containing protein; translation: MAESAVPEEGSFTQLREKRLSYVTAARENGFEKGLRTLLAELYPDEAHFIYELLQNAEDAQASAIEFDLTDAALTATHNGRRQFRLADIEAITSIGNSTKKDDETLIGKFGVGFKAVFAYTDRPEVRSGEHAFAIVDLFVPEKVDAVIDGLKTTFAFPFDRAEKPAGLAYQEIEKALRALDEKTLLFLTNISSISYTLADGTIGILDRKENDDLTIVIQKSEGANFVESHWLRLIGPASVQPTAAGALTVAAAFSLSEKRPLRKGGKSSGSNPPRSRGIVPLAEREGEVSIYFPAVKEEAGLRFHIHAPFASTVARDSVRATPENQQLVEDIGALIASHLAGFRDLDLIDDGLLEALPNAGDALEWPYSAIRDAVVEAFDTQALAPIYGGGFAPATQLVSTPEEVRSGLEMKDLPLLLELAEVDHPTEPRWIAPRRGRAERFLSQLATAEFGWDGLNSALEAMEVSTNYVWMNGRYIRLDQAPTPAQVDKWTAWLGEKSDAKLLDLYRLIGHGVYSGELDSNALETIPIVRLRRKGEVVHVRGTETFLPESRSDKVQARVPVELAYFDSDVQDDPGLRTFYKSVGVERWNADARVDTRLQPYRDGALDAVEVGDHPAKHLEDMAAFVKHCSADSEVTRKMFTGVEFVLAADDGAEWDWVSPESIYLDEPFHDTGLAAIYQQTRWALPGIYLEIEGIAEFLVKAGAIDRVRFVNASARSNPMFEWSWARGTRESAKTVKRDWDIEHFDAIVAANDTRLFKSLWEAVATVGADHATATYRANASNPIHRFDSRAKQRLESAPWIPSPNGDLVRPSQIERQHLPSNWVEPRPGSLAIELNFGAEAHAIRERETQAEARYEQDLEAVERLGISSKNLDIYRDLEEIPREDLMAFLAEQRDHARLAEASSLDPVRRAEIATADAVNATQHRTEQKLRSVVVGADTARADSKNYLREHYTTAAGDMSCQACWRLLPFKVSGRWYFEAIPFARDRKYVHVANAIALCPLCAALYQHKSETKPTDLVASLLDIKIERGQGSVEIPVLINDKRVRIRLTGKHAIDLQSALRAAGEQRSK